A window of Cellulosimicrobium protaetiae genomic DNA:
TACTCCGAGTCCGTCGCGGGCACCGTGGACCACGAGGTGCGCAAGCTCGTCGAGGCCGCGCACGACGAGGCGTGGCAGGTGCTCACCCAGTACCGCGACGTGCTCGACGCGCTCGTCCTCGAGCTCCTCGAGAAGGAGACGCTCAACCAGGCCGAGCTCGCGCGCGTCTTCGCGCCCGTCGTCAAGCGCGACGCGCGTGACGTGTGGCTCTCGAGCGAGCAGCGCGCCGTCTCGCAGCGCGGGCCCGTCCTCACCGACGCCGAGAAGGCGGCGCAGAACGGCGCCCCGGTGATCCCGCAGGACGAGGCCGCCGCCGCGAACGACGAGCTGCCGCCCGAGCGCATCGGCGAGGTCCCCGCGGAGAGCCCGCTCGACCGCGCGCTGGGCCGCGACGGCACCGCCGACGTGACCGACGTGCGCGAGCCGGGGCAGGACTGATGGACACCTCCACGGGGACGTCGGCGGGTAGCGACGCCGCGGCGGGCGCCATCACGCGGGCCCGCTCGGCCGAGGACCTGCGCGCGCCGGCGGACGTGCCGCCGTACGACCAGGAGCGGGCCGAGGCCGCCGTCCGCGAGCTGCTGCTCGCGGTGGGGGAGGACCCGGACCGCGAGGGCCTGCGGGACACACCGGCCCGCGTGGCGCGCGCGTACCGCGAGATCTTCGCGGGCCTGCGCCAGGAGGCGGCGGACGTCCTCACGACGACCTTCGACCTCGGCCACGAGGAGATGGTGCTCGTCAAGGACATCGAGGTGTACTCGACGTGCGAGCACCACCTCGTGCCGTTCCACGGCGTCGCGCACATCGGCTACATCCCCAACGTCGACGGTCGCATCACCGGCCTGTCGAAGCTCGCGCGCCTCGTCGAGGTCTACGCTCGCCGCCCGCAGGTCCAGGAGCGGCTCACGTCGCAGATCGCGGACGCGCTCGTGGAGCACCTGCAGCCGCGCGGCGCGATCGTCGTCGTCGAGTGCGAGCACCTGTGCATGTCGATGCGCGGCGTGCGCAAGCCCGGCTCGCGCACGGTGACGTCGGCGGTGCGCGGCCAGATGCGCGACGGCGCGACCCGGGCCGAGGCGATGAGCCTCATCCTGGGGCGCTAGCCTCGTGGACCGCTTCGTGGTCGCCGGGCTCGAGGAGCTGGCCGACGTCGGCCGCACGCTCGTCATGGGCGTCGTCAACGTCACGCCCGACTCGTTCTCCGACGGCGGCGAGTGGTTCGAGCCCGACGCCGCCGTCGCGCACGGGCGCGAGCTGCTCGGCGAGGGCGCGGACATCCTCGACGTGGGCGGCGAGTCGACCCGCCCCGGCGCGGGCCGCGTCCCCGTCGAGGCGGAGCTCGCGCGCGTGCTGCCCGTGATCTCCGCGCTCGCGGCCGAGGGGGCGGTGGTCAGCGTCGACACGACGCGCGCCGTCGTCGCCGAGCGCGCGGTCGCGGCGGGCGCGCGGATCGTCAACGACGTCTCCGGCGGGCTCGCGGACCCGGCGATGGCCGACGTCGTGGCGCGCACCGGTGTCGCGTACGTCTGCATGCACTGGCGCGGCCACGCCGACGTCATGGACGACCTCGAGGAGTACGACGACGTCGTCACGGACGTGCGCGACGAGCTCGCCGCGCGCGTCGAGACGCTGTTCGCGGCCGGGGTGCGTCGCGACCAGCTCGTCCTCGACCCGGGCCTCGGGTTCTCCAAGGCAGGGTCGTCCAACTGGCCCCTGCTCGCGCGGCTCGGCGAGCTCGAGGCGCTCGGCCTCCCGGTGCTCGTCGGAGCGTCCCGCAAGCGGTTCCTGGGGCACCTCCTCGCGAGGTCCGACGGGCAGCCCGTGCCGCCCCTGCTGCGCGACGACGCGACCGCGGCGATCACGACGCTCGCCGCCGCCTCCGGCGCGTGGTGCGTCCGGGTCCACGCCGTCCGGGCGTCGGCGGACGCCGTGCGCGTCGCCGCCGCGTGGGAGAGGGGCCGCGACCGCGCCGTCGCCGCCGGGGCCGACGAGGGGGCGCACGACCGACCGGCTGCCGGGAACGACTCGACGGCGCGGCCCACGACCTAGCAGGATGGGCGACGGGCCCCGCGGCGCGGCCGGCCCGGCGCAGCACGACACACGCAACGAGACACGGTGACGAGAGGTCGGCCCGCCCCGCACGGCGGGCGGCCCCCCGGAGCACCGGACGGGAGCACGACGTGACCACAGCGTTCGCAGGAGCGGTCCTCGACGCGGACGGACGGCCGTTCGACCGGATCCGGCTCACGGGCCTGAGCGCCACGGGGCACCACGGGGTCTACGACCAC
This region includes:
- the folP gene encoding dihydropteroate synthase translates to MGVVNVTPDSFSDGGEWFEPDAAVAHGRELLGEGADILDVGGESTRPGAGRVPVEAELARVLPVISALAAEGAVVSVDTTRAVVAERAVAAGARIVNDVSGGLADPAMADVVARTGVAYVCMHWRGHADVMDDLEEYDDVVTDVRDELAARVETLFAAGVRRDQLVLDPGLGFSKAGSSNWPLLARLGELEALGLPVLVGASRKRFLGHLLARSDGQPVPPLLRDDATAAITTLAAASGAWCVRVHAVRASADAVRVAAAWERGRDRAVAAGADEGAHDRPAAGNDSTARPTT
- the folE gene encoding GTP cyclohydrolase I FolE; protein product: MDTSTGTSAGSDAAAGAITRARSAEDLRAPADVPPYDQERAEAAVRELLLAVGEDPDREGLRDTPARVARAYREIFAGLRQEAADVLTTTFDLGHEEMVLVKDIEVYSTCEHHLVPFHGVAHIGYIPNVDGRITGLSKLARLVEVYARRPQVQERLTSQIADALVEHLQPRGAIVVVECEHLCMSMRGVRKPGSRTVTSAVRGQMRDGATRAEAMSLILGR